In Armatimonadota bacterium, the genomic stretch CTTTGGGAGATCGCCCGGAAGGTGGCGGAGGCGGGGTTGCCTCCGCCCGCCACCCTGGTGGTGGGAAGGGTGGTGTGCCTGAGCCCGCACGGGCCCGCATCGCGATCGCGTTGCGGTTCTCTTAAGCCCTCAATCTAGGATCCTTACGATCCCCGCGTCCCCATCGATCCAGAGCCTCTGTCCGGTCCGGATGCGCTTCGTGGCAGAACCGGTTCCGAGCACCGCGGGGATTCCGAACTCCCGGGCCACGATGGCCGCGTGGGACATCAGTCCTCCCGCGTCGGTCACCGTCCCTCGCACCCGGGAGAGCACCGGAGTCCAGCTGGGCTGCGTCGCATAACACACCAAGATCTCCCCATCCTGCACTTCCGTGAGCTGCTCAGTTCGGAGCACCACCCGGGCGATGCCCTCTGCGGTACCCGGTGATGCCCCGATGCCCCGGAGGACCTTCCCTTCCTCCCGCACCCCCTCCGCCCACTCCCGGAGGCGTTCCGGAGTGATCCCCCCGAGCATCACCACCGCGGGATCCACCACCGCTTCCGGGAGCTGCCCCAGTGCGGGGAGGGGGATCCATCCGCGCAGCCGTTCCAGGATGGCCCGCCTGTGGTCCACGATCCTTTGCCAGTAGTGCCCGCCCTTGGCAGAAACCCCGATGGCCCAGCCCAGAAGCATGTCCATCAGAGCCGTGTGGACCTCCGTCCAGTGGAGGTAGAAGATATCCTCCTCGTTGTGGAGGATGCCCTGCCGGGTGAGGAGCCGTCCCAGCTCCCGTACCTTGTTCCAGAAGATGCTCTGGTACCAGTGCTCCACGTAGAATTGGTGGTCCTCGATGGCGTAGTACACGTTGCGCACAAGATCCAGGAGCTCTTCGAAGGCCTTCCGGTCCTCCTCCGTCTGCAGCAAAGCCCGGTACCCCTCCGTGATCCGGTCCCGCTCCCGGCGGCGGCCTTCTCTGTCCCGTTCCAGGGACTCACCCCGTCTCGCCTTTGCCACGTAGTCACACAGGATTCCGAAAACAGTCCCCGGATCGTCCGCCCATGTCCGGAAGTGATGCTGGAGCCCGTCCCCCGTGTTCATGAAGAACCAGGGATCCGAACTCCGACGCCACTCCTCCAGCCATGCCCGACCTGCGTCGGTCTGTTCCAGCTTCTGGAACACCTCCTTCACGTCCGCCACGGGCTCGAAATAGCCGTCCACCCCGAGCTCCACCGCACGCCGCGCCAGGCGCTTCAGCTCTTCGTTGGGGCGGAACGTGGTTACGTCGATGGCGCCCACCATTTGGGTGATGGCTTGGTCGGAGATCTCCGGGAACGCTCTTCTGCAGAACTCGTAGAAGGTGAAGTAGGCGGCGAACCCGATGAGCACCACCTCCATGTGGTACTGCCACACCCGGAAAACGCTCTCCAGGAGGCGGTGGTATGTGGCGAGGAGGTCCAGGGCGGAGCCATACCCTCGACGCTCCACTACGAAGGATTCGGGTTCCACCTCGGGGAGGTCCCCGAAAGAGAGTGCCCTCAGCCGTTCGATCTCCGCCTGGACCTTCTCCTTCCATTCCGCATAGATGTCGTTCCAGTGCGTGTAGTAGTATCCAGCCCGCGTCTGAAACAGCTCCGCCCGTTCCAGGATCCTCTGAGGGTCCTGGACCGGAATCGGGCTGATGTAGAGGTATCCGTTCAGGATGCGGGCCGCGATGCCCATGGCGGGAGGGACTGCAAAGGTGCGGCTGTTCATCTGTCCCAGAGCTAGGTGGGTGGCCTCCACCATGATGGCATCGAAGGGCGCGAGCACTTCCGCGAAGTGGATGGTTCCAAATATCCACAGGCTCTGCTCCTCCCACGCTTCCCCGAACCGGAGGTAGTAGGGATAGAGTGCCTCCCACCCCTC encodes the following:
- a CDS encoding PEP-utilizing enzyme, which gives rise to MTSPLLFPSPREIQTPPGAEGWEALYPYYLRFGEAWEEQSLWIFGTIHFAEVLAPFDAIMVEATHLALGQMNSRTFAVPPAMGIAARILNGYLYISPIPVQDPQRILERAELFQTRAGYYYTHWNDIYAEWKEKVQAEIERLRALSFGDLPEVEPESFVVERRGYGSALDLLATYHRLLESVFRVWQYHMEVVLIGFAAYFTFYEFCRRAFPEISDQAITQMVGAIDVTTFRPNEELKRLARRAVELGVDGYFEPVADVKEVFQKLEQTDAGRAWLEEWRRSSDPWFFMNTGDGLQHHFRTWADDPGTVFGILCDYVAKARRGESLERDREGRRRERDRITEGYRALLQTEEDRKAFEELLDLVRNVYYAIEDHQFYVEHWYQSIFWNKVRELGRLLTRQGILHNEEDIFYLHWTEVHTALMDMLLGWAIGVSAKGGHYWQRIVDHRRAILERLRGWIPLPALGQLPEAVVDPAVVMLGGITPERLREWAEGVREEGKVLRGIGASPGTAEGIARVVLRTEQLTEVQDGEILVCYATQPSWTPVLSRVRGTVTDAGGLMSHAAIVAREFGIPAVLGTGSATKRIRTGQRLWIDGDAGIVRILD